In Bacteroidales bacterium, the genomic window AATCTGAATATTAATCATGAAACGGTTCCAGGAATTATTTCCCCTTTCCCCAGCTATTGAACTATAAAACGGAGAGGCTTATTAAAGGTTTTTTGTACCCGTTGATTTACAAACCAGAGAACATATACACCGGGCGACAAAAAGGCCTGAAAAGTCATCAATTTGGTCTTTTCTCCCTCATTAATGGTATTACTGCTATCGTGGATTCTTCCGTCCATTCCCATGACATTGATATTGCTTGATTCTTCCAAAGCTTTTTCTAATTCAAGTGTAAATTCTCCAGAATTTGGATTCGGATAAATCTCGAAATCATTATACGTTGTGTCAGGTGGGTCAGGCGGATCAGAAGCATTAATGGAAATCTCTATCACATTTGAAAATGTTGACATCCCACTCCTGTCAACTGCCTCTGACCTGAGGCTATGATCGCCTGTAACATCGCTATCCCAGACAAATTTCCATACAGATTGAGAAATCATCTCACCATTGCCCAAAAATAACTCTCCATCAAGATAAAAGCTCACAGAATTCACAAAACCACTTTCATCGGCTGTTTCAGCCTGCATTACTATCTGGTCACCTTCCTCATACTCACTTCCATTCACCGGTGCAATGAGGCTGATTGACACTGATCCAAGCTCATGAGCACCGAGATCACGTGCAGAACCACTGTAGAGTAGACCCACATCAATGCCACGGTCAATTAAGTCTGAGCCCGTCACAGGTCTCATAAAAGTAATATCGGGCAACGAACCATTTGGTTTTCTGGGTCTCAAAAGCTGATCCATATCAAGACTCTCAAAATCCCCCTCTGTTACATTGTAATCGGGATTATCTGCGGATCGATGATAGGGCCCCTGGATCCATGTATTATGATCCTGGGTGATATATAAGGGATATTCGTAATTACAAGCACTAAACGCACACTGGTAATCGCTACGTTGAGCGAATATAATATTATTCCTATACACATCATGAGCAGGATCAACTCCACAATCGAAATAATTGGGGCCTGCTCCAAATCCCTGACCGTCCCCATAGGAACTATTATTGAAATAATACATCCTGGGGCCATAATCTTCACTATAAAGATTCAGCTCTGCAAAACCCGTCGCCCTGTTGCGAGCAGAGATGCAGTTCCTCGTCCATCTCTTACCATCGGTTAATACCCGGCTATAGGAGAATTTAAAACCCGTACCATCTCCAGAATATTCCCCGTAATTCCCATTATTAAAGGTCCAGCAACTATCTATCTGAATTTGTTTGGTGCTCCCGATATCATATCCGTCATCTGACACATTCCATACCCTGCAACCTCTGAGAACTGTCAGGTAGGTAGTATCATTCTCATCACCCCTGCTGGATGCCATTATGCCATCTCCATCACCACCAGGCCAGGAAACATCCAGACTATCACAGCAATTATATACATCGCAATTTATGAAATATACCGTATCGTATTCCCTCGCCCACATGCCGGCCCCGCCAACATTGTGTACGGTCATTTGTTCAAAATGAACCGTACCCAGTCGTCCTCCGCTCACCCCCACGCAGTTATGGGATGGATCCAACATTCTGACATTCCTAACCGTAAGGCCCTTAAATTTAATATAGGTGGCATTGGCTATTCCAATTCCATTGTTCCCGGTCCCTGGCTCGCTAGCATAGGTACAATCCAGTATGGGATAATTGCCTTCTGCAAAGTCGGGAGGATAGGCGAAAAAACAAATGGGATTCTCTGGCGTTCCATTATTCCCATATCCCAGATCCGGATCAATTCGTGTAACAGCATATCCCACAGAGGATTTGGTTGGAGGGTACCATGTACCGCCTCTGAAATATACCGTATCCCCGGCCCTTGCTATATTAAAGGCTCTTTGCCAGGTTGCCCAGGGCCTGGCTATATCTGTCCCGAGATTAAGATCACTTGCATAGGAACCATAAACATCATCATAAGCCGGATCCTGCACGTAAAAAACATCCTGTCCTGACAAATAAACGCTTAGGGAAATACAATATATGATAAAGACGTGTTTCATATTGACTCTAAAGATAATCCTTTACTCTAACACCTTCTGAAAATGGTCCTCCAGATTATAAGCAGGTCTCCAAAAAAGTTCATACTATGATAGTAATCCAGGTTGATTCTAACTTTATCCGGCCAAATCACCTCTTCATTGTATTTTATCGGATCCTCCACTTTTGAAAGCAGTTCCTCCTCATTCGCATACTTCAAAGATGCCGGCCCTGTTATTCCAGGTCTTAGTTCCAGGATTAATAACTCTTCCCCGGAGAGCATTTTTGCATACCAGGGCATATCAGGTCTGGGCCCGACAAGGCTCATATCACCTTTGAGAACATTCCACAATTCAGGTAGTTCATCAAGCTTAAATTTTCTAAGTATTCCACCCAATTTAGTTATCCTGCTTTCTCCTTTAATTGAAACTGTACTTCCTCTATGTTCAAGAAACATCGAACGGAATTTAACCAAGGTAAATTCCTTCCCCCATCTGCCAGCTCTCTGCTGGCGGAAGAAGACAGGGCCTGGCATCCTGATCTTAATCAGGACAGCAATCACTGCAAATAAAGGTGAAAGTATCAATAAACCCGATATGGAAACCACGATATCAAACAACCTTTTCAAGACTTAATCTTATTAATCACTAATTCTTAACGAATTCAACCAATAAAAAGTTGTTCTGGAGATGCTTTAAAATTATTATATGCTGGTTTTTTGAATGAGCCTGTATTACCAACGCATTATCCCGTGAAATGGTGGACATACAGCGGAATCCCATTCTCCATGCAGTCTCATACATGATCTGATTCATGGCCACCCCAATCCCCTTTCCCCTATACTCCTTGTCAATCAGGCGGCCGACAAAACACTTCTTATTTATGAAAAAGCGTAGAAAAAAATAACCGATGAGAAAATCCTCATCAAACACCCCCATCATCACAAAGGATTTCTTCCTGAATTGTTTGCCTATTGCATCCATATCAAAAGCATGCGGATTAAAATATTCCAGGTCGGCATGCGTTTGTTTCTTCACCAGTTCATATAACGATCTGGCATCTGGCAGGTTTAATCTCCTGAAAAAATAAGGCGATAGCAAGGCTTCTCCAATAACTTCCGCTACTTTCTGATCCATGCGCCCTTTGAAAATAAGGGTAAAAAACACATTATTTCCCCATTCAATTAAGTTCCACAAAAAGCCTAGATGATGCTTAATATAAATCAGGATTTTCTCCATACTTAAACCCTGCTTAACTCATTTTTCAGGCCCTGTTTCACCGGTAGCTGCCAAAGTAATTTACACCAATTATGATTGCCTTCGATCAATTGGGGTCCCCCTTTCGTTATAGCGATATCCCATCCTACCGATTTATTTTCTGAAGAGAACAAGGCAGCATCTTCAGCCAGTTTCATCACCTCACTCCAGAAGGGAATTTGGAATCCTTCAATCGCTATTCCGGTGACCGGGTGAATTGCCGTGTCATCTTTGGTAATATCACTATAGACACCGGGGCCACATACAATTCCTGAGCTTAGATCGACAGGGGCAGCCAGGTTGCCTGCTCCCATATTGTCAACCGTTGAATTTACAGAAATCCGGAGCCGGGCTCCCAGAAAACTGACACTCCCGTCATGTACCTGAGTGAAGATCCTTACGGTATTCAGGCCGGAAGGAGATAACTTCATTATAGAAGGGTGTTGTACCACATACTCTTCAAGCAGATCATAATCCTTCTTGGACATATAGTTAATTAGGGAGTCAGCAGTATACCCGGAAACGGAAATAACTTCCACTTCCGCACCAACCTGTCCGCGTGAATTCTTTAATACCAGACGTGCAGCAGGATCACTGAAAACTGTCTCCATGGCTTTAACATTTTCCTTCAACTCCTTCAGGCTATAATACCTACGATTAACAAATTTCCCGAAATGATCCAAAAACTGTATCTTATTTTCGAGTAATTCTCTGCTCTTTTTAGGATTCATTGCAAGCTGGTACTCATACAGATATCCTGTTCCCGCCCATGTTTTCCGGTCAGACTTTTCCAGTTCAAAAAATCGAAAATAGAAATAATCCAGTATAGATATGTTATATCTGAAAACTGCACAAACTGCATCCGCGAAAACTCTGCATCCTGGTTTTGCAGTCTTATCAGTAGCATAACGAACAAACTTCCAGAGCTTTTTATAATCCGTCTGCTTAAAATAATATAACAGATATATGACCCTTCTCATCTATTAATAGTATTCCACATTTCTATAACAATTATCTAGTTCATCAATTTCTTTCTGATCCGGCCAGAAAGGTCCAAATACCGATTCGACTTCAACAAGAGCAGGACTGAATGCATTCCATTCTAAGAGCTTAGGTTCACCTGTCTCTGTAACACATACATCCCATCCAATAATCCTGAGATAAGGGCATTGAAGATGTGCAAACTTACATTTTTCCAGGATCTTATCAAATACGGGAATCTTCAAATCCCTATAGGCAAATCCTGTGTTTTTGTGCCTACCATCATCGGGAAGTAACAACTTACCAACGTATGCAACTTCAGAAGGTACCCCCTCAGGACTGAAGTAAACAAATTGTCCACCAGATGTAAGATTGTCAACCTTTGAACCATCGCTACCAAACCTCAATGCTACGAACTTTACACTGACATTGCCCTCATGCCCTAAAAATGTCGTTACCCTAAAGGTATTTACACTATCCGGGTAAAGTTCATTAAGTGCCTTATATTGCTTAATAATTGGTTGAATTACATAATTCCGATCCTTTCTTAACAGCTCAGCACTGAATTCGTTGGAATGAACAAACTGAATCTGTTTTCCTCCCCTACCGGCTTCTTGTTTGATTACTATGAGCCCATTATATTCAGACATGATACTTTTGACCTCTTCGGTACCCAATTTCTGCATATCCGGACCGAAAAACATACCTGATACGTAAGTAACTAGCGGGATAACTGCAAAATCTTCAAAAAGCCTGTGATCCATAGTTTTCACATCGCTAAGTCTTCTGTAAATAGCGGGATTCGCTTTGGGTAAAAGGATATAACGATAATAATCAAATGGTAACCAACCTTCAACAAATTTGCCCCTGATTTCCGTGTAGAAGGCCAGATAGGGCCAGTAAGCTGAACTGCCAAATCGCTGCTTGGCGTAACTTTTAATCTGCTTCTTGATCTCCCGGTTAACAACTCGAAATCCTTTAATTCGAATAAGCTGCCTACGATTAACTCGTGCTATATATCTGGAGCGAACTAATAGCAGCCTAATGGTAAAAACTTGCCATTTACGCTTAAGTTTGAACAATCTGTTCTCTATTCTCACTTTCATGACTTATCCTGATAGAGTTTATATGATCTATTTGGAAGCTATCTCCAATTCCGGTCAATATACGCCAATTCCGGTTATAATACCCCTTTAGTTTCTTATCCAATTTCCTGCCAAAGGAATTTGCTTTCAAAAGCTTGTATAATATTCTGCCTCGCAAAGGGATCCGGTAACCCATACCCTTCTGCATAACCTGAGTACATGGTGTGCAAATCCCACAGGGTTCTCCCTTTAATGGATGGACACAAAACCAGGTTTTGGAAACAATATCACTAAATCCAAGCTTATTGTAGGATTCCAGGGTTTCCAATTTTGTCATATTATTGAGTGGTAAAGGAAACCGAAAATAACCATATAAATCCTGCAAAAACTTTTCTGACTTATCCCTGTTTAGTTCCCGATAGGCAATATAAGTTCCTCCTTGAACGGGCACCGATACTTCTGCAAACTCACTGTATTTTAAGAAAAGATATCCTAGTTTTCCCACCGGATTATGCTCGATTCCGATCTCAAGACTAAGATTGTATTGTTTAGCGTATCTTGACAACAACTCGTACTGGCGGCCAATTGGAATTTCTTCACATATTTTTTTATACGCAAAGCTAATATCTTCGTCTGCATAATTTCCTCCTGGTTAAAAACTATTATAGGAAGAAAACGGCACTTTGTTGATTCCCGTTCCTCAAGATGTTCTCTTATGGCCTTAATTGCCTGCAGCTCATTGGGAACAGATTTCTTTCTGGCCTTCATATAGTAGGGCTGTATTTCTACCTCCAGAAGTGACAACTCACAAATCCTATATGTTGAATCGAATCCTCCGGTCCAGAGTATATCAACTCTATGCATGATATAAAGAATGATTATAAAAAAATGAAAATGAAACCAAAAGTCGCAACTGCTAATACCTATGCTCAGATTTCATTATATAAGTAATTCATAATGATTCATTTACTCTATCTCCAATACCTGTTATAATACTTTTTAAGTTTCTTATCCATTTTTCTTCCTAAGGAATTTGCTTTCAACAATCTGTACAAAAGCCTTCCAGTTTGTGGTATCCGATGAGCTATTCCGGTCTCCATAACCTGGGTACATGGCGTACAAATCCCGCATGGCTTTTTGAAGATCGGATGGGCACAAAACCATGTCATAGGGATAAGCTCTTCAAAACCAAGTTTTTTATATGCTTCTATAACCTGAAGTTTGGTCAATTGAAAGAGTGGAAGTGGGAATCGAAAGTTTCCATATAGATCACACAAAAACTTCTCAGATTTTACTTTGTCCAAGGCTTGATATTTAATGAATCCTCCCCCTTTAATTGGCTTGGAGACTCCCTCAACAGATCCATATTTCTCAAATAATCCCTCTACTTTACTGTTTGGTTGATGCTCAATACCAAGCTCAATTGAAAGATTTTCTTGTCTGGCATATTGTGATAAATACTTATACTGGGTACCGATTTTATTAATCTCACATACCTTCCTGTAGGCACTAGATACCTCTTCATCAATAATAATTTCCTCCTGGTTAAAGATTAATAAAGGAAGAAAACGACACTTTGTTGATTCCCGTTCCTCAAGATGTTCTCTTATGGCCTTAATTGCCTGCAGCTCATTGGAAACAGATTTTTTTTTGGCTATCATATAATGAGCCTGAATTTCCACTTCCAGAAATGATAACTCACAAATCCTATATGATGAATCTAAGCCTCCTGTCCAGAAAATATCTACTCTTTGCATCTTGATTTAAGAAAATTATGAAAGATTAAAATAACCGGAAGTCCTTGCAGTTAGTACTTATGCTCAAACTTCCTTTTTATATAACGAAATACCTTGCTCGAATCCTGCCGGTGATAGTTTTTCCTCCAGAATTTCCTCAAAGGGATAACCAGCCAGGCCTTCATGCGAGTGAATAAGGGAAACCTGAAACCCATCCCGGCCATGACAGCATCGCTGCATGGCCCGCAGGTTCCACACGGAGAAATCTTCTTTTTAGGACGGTGGCAGAATGAGGTCCTGATTAAAATTTCGTGCCAACCACCCTTTCTGGCGATACTGAACATTTCCTTTTTCGTTAGGTTTATGGTGGGGTATCGAAAGGGTGTAAATGCTTTACACTTTTCAAAATCCTTAAAGAATGGTTTATCTCTGGTAACTCTGGTCAGCGCCACTTCAATTTCTTCGATATCGAAAGCTTTGCAATAGCAGGACATGACATCATACTGTTCTGTTACCTTGTCTAGATTCCTTAATTCA contains:
- a CDS encoding sugar transferase, coding for MKRLFDIVVSISGLLILSPLFAVIAVLIKIRMPGPVFFRQQRAGRWGKEFTLVKFRSMFLEHRGSTVSIKGESRITKLGGILRKFKLDELPELWNVLKGDMSLVGPRPDMPWYAKMLSGEELLILELRPGITGPASLKYANEEELLSKVEDPIKYNEEVIWPDKVRINLDYYHSMNFFGDLLIIWRTIFRRC
- a CDS encoding sugar-transfer associated ATP-grasp domain-containing protein, producing the protein MRRVIYLLYYFKQTDYKKLWKFVRYATDKTAKPGCRVFADAVCAVFRYNISILDYFYFRFFELEKSDRKTWAGTGYLYEYQLAMNPKKSRELLENKIQFLDHFGKFVNRRYYSLKELKENVKAMETVFSDPAARLVLKNSRGQVGAEVEVISVSGYTADSLINYMSKKDYDLLEEYVVQHPSIMKLSPSGLNTVRIFTQVHDGSVSFLGARLRISVNSTVDNMGAGNLAAPVDLSSGIVCGPGVYSDITKDDTAIHPVTGIAIEGFQIPFWSEVMKLAEDAALFSSENKSVGWDIAITKGGPQLIEGNHNWCKLLWQLPVKQGLKNELSRV
- a CDS encoding right-handed parallel beta-helix repeat-containing protein, whose amino-acid sequence is MKHVFIIYCISLSVYLSGQDVFYVQDPAYDDVYGSYASDLNLGTDIARPWATWQRAFNIARAGDTVYFRGGTWYPPTKSSVGYAVTRIDPDLGYGNNGTPENPICFFAYPPDFAEGNYPILDCTYASEPGTGNNGIGIANATYIKFKGLTVRNVRMLDPSHNCVGVSGGRLGTVHFEQMTVHNVGGAGMWAREYDTVYFINCDVYNCCDSLDVSWPGGDGDGIMASSRGDENDTTYLTVLRGCRVWNVSDDGYDIGSTKQIQIDSCWTFNNGNYGEYSGDGTGFKFSYSRVLTDGKRWTRNCISARNRATGFAELNLYSEDYGPRMYYFNNSSYGDGQGFGAGPNYFDCGVDPAHDVYRNNIIFAQRSDYQCAFSACNYEYPLYITQDHNTWIQGPYHRSADNPDYNVTEGDFESLDMDQLLRPRKPNGSLPDITFMRPVTGSDLIDRGIDVGLLYSGSARDLGAHELGSVSISLIAPVNGSEYEEGDQIVMQAETADESGFVNSVSFYLDGELFLGNGEMISQSVWKFVWDSDVTGDHSLRSEAVDRSGMSTFSNVIEISINASDPPDPPDTTYNDFEIYPNPNSGEFTLELEKALEESSNINVMGMDGRIHDSSNTINEGEKTKLMTFQAFLSPGVYVLWFVNQRVQKTFNKPLRFIVQ
- a CDS encoding sugar-transfer associated ATP-grasp domain-containing protein, producing MDHRLFEDFAVIPLVTYVSGMFFGPDMQKLGTEEVKSIMSEYNGLIVIKQEAGRGGKQIQFVHSNEFSAELLRKDRNYVIQPIIKQYKALNELYPDSVNTFRVTTFLGHEGNVSVKFVALRFGSDGSKVDNLTSGGQFVYFSPEGVPSEVAYVGKLLLPDDGRHKNTGFAYRDLKIPVFDKILEKCKFAHLQCPYLRIIGWDVCVTETGEPKLLEWNAFSPALVEVESVFGPFWPDQKEIDELDNCYRNVEYY